A single Curtobacterium sp. MCJR17_020 DNA region contains:
- a CDS encoding ATP-binding cassette domain-containing protein: MSGATISVQDFVMRFGDRNVVDGLSFDVAAGETFGLLGSNGSGKTSTIRALLGITTPTAGTLTIDGQPYRPATGGIGYLPEERGLYRKESVIDVMSYFGRLRGLRGPEATAWSMDYLARVGLADRAKLRVDKLSGGQQQKVQLGITIMDRPRLLILDEPTKGLDPVNRRLLLDLVDERKADGATVILVTHHMDEVERLCDRILLLKDGTAAAYGSIPDVQDAFGGAVARVGLDGPVPRSPLYKLARHEGHVAYLVPTSAAAPDGADILAALVADSVRVTAFEMRRIPLDEIFVQVYGHDALAAASVDGVAA, translated from the coding sequence ATGAGCGGGGCGACGATCAGCGTGCAGGACTTCGTCATGCGGTTCGGGGACCGGAACGTGGTCGACGGACTGTCGTTCGACGTCGCCGCCGGCGAGACGTTCGGCCTGCTCGGCAGCAACGGCTCCGGCAAGACCTCGACGATCCGTGCCCTGCTCGGCATCACCACACCGACCGCCGGCACCCTGACCATCGACGGCCAGCCCTACCGGCCCGCCACCGGTGGCATCGGGTACCTGCCCGAAGAGCGCGGGCTCTACCGCAAGGAATCCGTCATCGACGTGATGTCCTACTTCGGACGGCTCCGCGGGCTGCGCGGCCCCGAGGCGACGGCCTGGAGCATGGACTACCTGGCCCGCGTGGGCCTGGCCGACCGCGCCAAGCTCCGCGTCGACAAGCTCTCCGGCGGGCAGCAGCAGAAGGTGCAGCTCGGCATCACGATCATGGACCGGCCGCGGCTGCTCATCCTCGACGAACCCACGAAGGGCCTCGACCCCGTCAACCGTCGGCTGCTGCTCGACCTGGTCGACGAACGGAAGGCCGACGGTGCGACCGTCATCCTCGTGACCCACCACATGGACGAGGTCGAGCGACTCTGCGACCGGATCCTGCTGCTCAAGGACGGCACCGCTGCCGCCTACGGGTCGATCCCCGACGTGCAGGACGCCTTCGGCGGTGCCGTCGCCCGGGTCGGCCTCGACGGCCCGGTCCCCCGCTCGCCGCTGTACAAGCTCGCGCGGCACGAGGGGCACGTCGCCTACCTCGTGCCGACGTCCGCCGCGGCACCGGACGGTGCCGACATCCTCGCCGCGCTAGTGGCGGACAGTGTCCGCGTCACCGCGTTCGAGATGCGTCGGATCCCGCTCGACGAGATCTTCGTGCAGGTCTACGGCCACGACGCACTCGCCGCGGCTTCGGTTGACGGGGTCGCCGCATGA
- a CDS encoding ABC transporter permease — protein sequence MSRLGTVVRFEFVRAVKKPAFWIGTLALPVVIVIVSLLVGIGQAAGTDSVVSGSSATKTPFRYVDHSGLVSESVAAKWGGSPSTDADADRAAVRSGELDAFISFPSSPSTSPITVDAADRGLFANGGYSSLAERVLEQSIAATVDDPETVELLRSPPATDVTTYADGQVAPGWLSIVPPFLHVAAFFGLVILLAARMVTVVVEEKENRISEMILTAVTAGDLIRGKVIAMLLVGFVQVGVFVIPGLVGMLAVLPLVASQLGGLTIDPWRMLVGALLLVGGVLLASGLFVAVGAAVPSIKDASALQSAAIFALIIPLYAAFFVMTTPTSPVAAFFTYFPTFTPVTAMVRNAVGSLSVTESVVCIVEVFVAAGLLLWFAEYLFRHSVAQYGSKVTLRQIVSWRRRSVSR from the coding sequence ATGAGCCGCCTCGGCACCGTCGTCCGGTTCGAGTTCGTCCGCGCGGTGAAGAAGCCCGCGTTCTGGATCGGCACGCTCGCGCTGCCGGTCGTCATCGTCATCGTGTCCCTGCTCGTCGGCATCGGACAGGCAGCCGGCACCGACTCGGTCGTCTCGGGCTCGTCGGCCACGAAGACCCCGTTCCGCTACGTCGACCACTCCGGGCTGGTGTCCGAGTCCGTCGCGGCGAAGTGGGGCGGGTCGCCGTCCACCGACGCCGACGCGGACCGCGCCGCCGTGCGTTCCGGGGAGCTCGACGCCTTCATCTCGTTCCCGTCGTCCCCCTCGACCTCGCCGATCACCGTCGACGCCGCCGACCGCGGCCTGTTCGCGAACGGTGGCTACTCGTCCCTCGCCGAACGGGTGCTCGAGCAGAGCATCGCCGCGACCGTCGACGACCCCGAGACCGTCGAACTCCTGCGCTCGCCACCGGCCACCGACGTCACGACCTACGCCGACGGGCAGGTCGCGCCGGGCTGGCTGTCGATCGTGCCGCCGTTCCTGCACGTCGCCGCCTTCTTCGGACTCGTCATCCTGCTCGCAGCACGCATGGTGACCGTCGTGGTCGAGGAGAAGGAGAACCGCATCTCCGAGATGATCCTGACCGCCGTCACCGCCGGCGACCTGATCCGCGGCAAGGTCATCGCGATGCTGCTCGTCGGGTTCGTGCAGGTCGGGGTGTTCGTCATCCCGGGGCTGGTCGGGATGCTCGCCGTCCTGCCACTCGTCGCCTCGCAGCTCGGCGGGCTGACGATCGACCCGTGGCGGATGCTCGTCGGTGCGCTGCTGCTCGTCGGCGGCGTGCTGCTGGCGTCCGGGCTGTTCGTCGCCGTCGGTGCAGCGGTGCCGTCGATCAAGGACGCCTCGGCACTGCAGTCGGCCGCGATCTTCGCCCTGATCATCCCGCTCTACGCGGCGTTCTTCGTGATGACCACCCCGACCTCGCCCGTCGCCGCGTTCTTCACGTACTTCCCGACGTTCACGCCCGTCACCGCCATGGTGCGGAACGCCGTCGGCTCACTGAGCGTCACCGAGTCGGTGGTCTGCATCGTCGAGGTGTTCGTCGCTGCCGGGCTGCTGCTGTGGTTCGCCGAGTACCTGTTCCGGCACTCGGTCGCGCAGTACGGGTCGAAGGTGACGCTGCGGCAGATCGTGTCCTGGCGGCGGCGGTCGGTCTCGCGTTAG